A portion of the Nitratidesulfovibrio termitidis HI1 genome contains these proteins:
- a CDS encoding ATP-binding cassette domain-containing protein: MIVARGLRYTHPGTPAGAGPALDGAEFSVPPGALLCLCGVNGSGKTTLLQLLAGLLRAEGGTLDVAGHQCPGAEAALRRHAALVLQDADMQMLGATVAEDLLLVAPPAHTPQGAVALAAARAAAGRFGLAAHWDSPVHTLSYGQKRKLCLAAALLAAPGLLLLDEPFSGLDHPAALELRDILSRNRSAGLTQVVSVHELEPVVDMADLMLVLDGGRQVLFGPPAAVLDRVRAHGIRPPCSWTARREIVPYE, from the coding sequence ATGATTGTCGCCAGGGGGTTGCGCTACACCCATCCCGGTACCCCGGCGGGGGCTGGCCCCGCGCTGGACGGGGCGGAATTTTCCGTGCCGCCCGGCGCGTTGCTGTGCCTGTGCGGGGTCAACGGCAGCGGCAAGACCACCCTGCTGCAACTGCTGGCCGGGTTGCTGCGGGCGGAAGGCGGCACGCTGGACGTGGCCGGGCACCAGTGCCCCGGCGCGGAAGCTGCACTGCGCCGCCATGCCGCGCTGGTGCTGCAGGACGCGGACATGCAGATGCTGGGGGCCACGGTGGCGGAAGATTTGTTGCTTGTCGCACCGCCTGCGCATACCCCGCAAGGCGCGGTCGCCCTGGCCGCCGCGCGTGCGGCGGCGGGCCGGTTCGGCCTTGCCGCGCACTGGGATAGCCCGGTGCACACCCTGTCCTACGGGCAGAAGCGCAAGCTGTGTCTGGCCGCCGCCCTGCTTGCCGCGCCGGGCCTGTTGCTGCTGGATGAGCCGTTCAGCGGGCTGGACCACCCGGCGGCGTTGGAGCTGCGCGACATCCTGTCACGCAACCGTTCCGCCGGGCTGACCCAGGTGGTTTCGGTGCATGAACTGGAGCCGGTGGTGGACATGGCCGACCTGATGCTGGTGCTGGACGGGGGGCGGCAGGTGCTGTTCGGCCCGCCTGCCGCCGTGCTGGACAGGGTACGTGCCCATGGCATCCGCCCGCCCTGTTCGTGGACGGCACGGCGCGAGATCGTTCCCTACGAATAG
- a CDS encoding biotin transporter BioY produces MHDAPLAGLHRLVWTALMAALIAVGAMVMLPVGPVPVTLQTLFVALAGLVLGPARGAGAMLLYVLAGVMGLPVFSGGKAGFAHLLGPTGGYLFGFACMACIAGFGGLRGRETRDAAIRWPHVALALCCCLAGLAVAYLAGAARLMQVLDIDAARAVAVGVLPFLPGDVVKVVLAVAAWRFLAVRRLLSR; encoded by the coding sequence ATGCACGACGCCCCGCTGGCGGGCCTGCACCGCCTTGTCTGGACGGCCCTGATGGCCGCGCTCATTGCCGTGGGGGCCATGGTCATGCTGCCCGTGGGGCCGGTGCCGGTGACCTTGCAGACCCTGTTCGTGGCGCTGGCCGGCCTGGTGCTCGGTCCCGCGCGCGGAGCCGGGGCCATGCTGCTGTACGTGCTGGCCGGAGTGATGGGGTTGCCGGTGTTTTCCGGCGGCAAGGCCGGGTTCGCCCATCTGTTGGGGCCCACCGGGGGCTATCTGTTCGGGTTCGCCTGCATGGCCTGCATTGCCGGATTCGGCGGGCTGAGGGGGCGTGAAACGCGGGATGCCGCCATCCGCTGGCCCCATGTCGCGCTGGCCCTGTGCTGCTGCCTTGCCGGGCTGGCCGTGGCCTATCTGGCGGGTGCGGCCCGGCTGATGCAAGTGCTGGATATCGATGCGGCACGCGCCGTGGCGGTGGGCGTGCTGCCCTTTCTGCCCGGCGATGTGGTGAAGGTTGTGCTGGCCGTGGCCGCATGGCGGTTTCTGGCCGTGCGAAGGCTGTTGTCCCGATGA
- a CDS encoding class I SAM-dependent methyltransferase: protein MSVPSSPSSGSASSPCRPDTYAPVVEVHACGRAWTLERHADLESLWEELAACDTPNPVAKTTGTADAARAAFVDDERLPYWTELWPASLGLAEWLAENRAALQGRRCLDLGCGLGLTAIIGQWLGARVIGMDYEEEALRFARLNAARNSVAQPLWTVMDWRVPAVAARSLDMVWAGDIMYERRFVAPVSDFLDYSVARDGVVWVAEPGRNVYATFRETLEARGWTTRCARTMQVDALYRQAERVTIHLWEMRPARA, encoded by the coding sequence ATGTCAGTCCCATCATCCCCTTCGTCCGGATCTGCATCATCCCCCTGCCGCCCCGACACCTATGCGCCCGTGGTCGAGGTGCATGCCTGTGGCCGCGCCTGGACGCTGGAGCGCCACGCCGACCTCGAATCGCTGTGGGAAGAACTGGCCGCCTGCGATACCCCCAACCCCGTGGCGAAGACCACCGGCACGGCGGATGCGGCCCGCGCCGCCTTCGTGGACGACGAGCGGCTGCCCTACTGGACCGAGTTGTGGCCCGCCAGCCTTGGCCTGGCGGAATGGCTGGCCGAAAACCGCGCCGCCCTGCAAGGCCGCCGTTGCCTGGACCTGGGCTGCGGGCTGGGGCTTACGGCCATCATCGGGCAGTGGCTGGGCGCGCGGGTCATCGGCATGGACTACGAGGAAGAGGCCCTGCGCTTTGCCCGGCTGAACGCCGCGCGCAACAGCGTGGCGCAACCCCTGTGGACGGTGATGGACTGGCGCGTGCCCGCCGTGGCTGCCCGCTCGCTGGACATGGTCTGGGCGGGCGACATCATGTACGAGCGCCGGTTCGTGGCACCCGTCAGCGACTTTCTGGACTATTCCGTGGCACGCGACGGGGTGGTCTGGGTGGCGGAACCGGGCAGAAACGTGTACGCTACCTTCCGCGAAACACTGGAGGCCCGTGGCTGGACCACGCGCTGCGCCCGCACCATGCAGGTGGACGCGCTGTATCGGCAGGCCGAACGTGTCACCATACATCTCTGGGAGATGCGCCCCGCGCGCGCCTAG
- the nikR gene encoding nickel-responsive transcriptional regulator NikR — MGRTIRFGVSLDSDLLEKFDALCDDRCYQTRSEAIRDLIRNTLVQQEWEDTDREIAGTLTIVYDHHKSDLAQRLTEIQHDHHGIIITSLHVHLDHHNCLEVLVLKGPGVEVRALSQRLISTKGVKHGKLSLTTTGQDLT; from the coding sequence ATGGGCCGCACCATCCGCTTCGGCGTCTCCCTTGATTCCGACCTGCTCGAAAAATTCGATGCGTTGTGCGACGACCGCTGCTACCAGACCCGGTCGGAAGCCATCCGCGACCTGATCCGCAACACCCTGGTCCAGCAGGAGTGGGAAGACACGGACCGCGAAATCGCGGGCACCCTGACCATCGTGTACGACCACCACAAGAGCGATCTGGCCCAGCGGCTGACCGAAATCCAGCACGATCACCACGGCATCATCATCACCTCGCTGCACGTGCACCTGGACCACCACAACTGCCTTGAAGTGCTGGTGCTGAAAGGCCCCGGCGTGGAAGTGCGCGCGCTGTCGCAGCGGCTCATCTCCACCAAGGGCGTGAAGCACGGCAAGCTTTCGCTTACCACGACCGGCCAGGACCTCACCTAA
- the folE2 gene encoding GTP cyclohydrolase FolE2 — MEDVQNSPAQVAMPIDRVGVKNLKLPLVVSDRAQGRQHTVATVDIGVDLPAEFKGTHMSRFVEALENWSEELDYHSMKRLLEDVKERLHARKAYALFRFPYFVRKGAPATASSGLVWYECRLTGELGDGKPSFLLELEVPVMTVCPCSKAISDEGAHSQRAVVRMSIRMTGFSWMEEFIDLAEAAGSSPVYTLLKREDEKFVTEDAFAHPTFVEDVVRAAAQRLEAHQHVAWFRVEVESFESIHCHNAFASIEREVRKG; from the coding sequence ATGGAAGACGTACAGAACAGCCCCGCGCAAGTGGCCATGCCCATCGACCGCGTGGGGGTGAAGAACCTCAAGCTGCCCCTGGTGGTCAGCGATCGCGCCCAGGGCCGCCAGCACACCGTGGCCACCGTGGACATCGGCGTGGACCTGCCCGCCGAGTTCAAGGGCACGCACATGAGCCGCTTCGTCGAGGCGCTGGAGAACTGGTCCGAGGAACTGGACTACCACTCCATGAAGCGCCTGCTCGAAGACGTGAAGGAACGGCTGCACGCCCGCAAGGCCTACGCGCTGTTCCGCTTTCCCTACTTCGTGCGCAAGGGCGCGCCCGCAACGGCCAGTTCGGGCCTTGTATGGTACGAATGCCGCCTGACCGGCGAACTGGGCGACGGCAAGCCCTCGTTCCTGCTGGAACTGGAAGTGCCTGTGATGACCGTGTGCCCGTGCTCCAAGGCCATCAGCGACGAAGGGGCGCACAGCCAGCGCGCGGTCGTGCGCATGTCCATCCGCATGACCGGGTTCAGCTGGATGGAAGAGTTCATCGACCTGGCCGAGGCGGCGGGTTCGTCACCCGTGTACACCCTGCTGAAGCGCGAGGACGAGAAGTTCGTCACCGAGGACGCCTTCGCCCATCCGACGTTTGTGGAAGACGTGGTGCGCGCGGCGGCCCAGCGCCTGGAAGCCCACCAGCACGTGGCCTGGTTCCGGGTGGAGGTGGAAAGCTTCGAATCCATCCACTGCCACAACGCCTTCGCCAGCATCGAGCGAGAGGTGCGCAAGGGGTAG
- a CDS encoding flagellar basal body rod protein FlgC, translating into MIDGFGTPLSALDAFGTSMAVTANNVANMNTDEFRASDVRLQTGPPEQGGQVQNGQEQGVQVAEIRQSTTEGPLRMDLRRVVNEDGSVSVEQGIVEGSNTDVAKEMVTMLTDQRAFEANAAVVRARDDMTGILVDRFV; encoded by the coding sequence ATGATCGACGGATTCGGCACACCGCTCAGCGCACTGGATGCCTTCGGCACGTCCATGGCCGTCACGGCCAACAACGTGGCGAACATGAACACGGACGAATTCCGTGCCTCAGACGTGCGCCTGCAAACCGGTCCCCCGGAACAGGGTGGACAGGTCCAAAACGGGCAGGAGCAAGGCGTGCAGGTGGCGGAAATCCGCCAGAGCACCACCGAAGGCCCCCTGCGCATGGACCTGCGCCGCGTGGTGAACGAGGACGGCAGCGTCTCCGTGGAACAGGGCATCGTCGAAGGCAGCAACACCGACGTGGCCAAGGAAATGGTGACCATGCTCACGGACCAGCGCGCCTTCGAGGCCAACGCCGCCGTGGTGCGCGCACGGGATGACATGACGGGGATACTCGTCGACCGCTTCGTCTAG
- a CDS encoding AEC family transporter yields MLDILSALVPVFGIIVLGMCVERMGSLPKGTPAALNQFVFRVSLPALLFYAVARKTPEELARGGFAAGTVAGMLLAFALGYLLCSRWGRRHGPDVAVLAQAASFPNSAFLGLPIVTALVPGSDDAVLAGGMVSVLCLAVLLVTMARLEAIRRGGGLSLRVLREVAMALGRNPILLASVAGVAVSLSGLGLARPVAAMASMLGATASPCALFGIGMVLAAQLTAEGAGCPPDGVGSGSGDGGECDPQALSPLVRQVVVNVVKLFAHPALTWLCLWAFGVRGQWLGMGVLFAAMPTAAVAYVVAESYGAGARDTSRAIVVSTLLSALTLFGAVVLLRGLELL; encoded by the coding sequence GTGCTCGACATTCTTTCCGCCCTGGTCCCGGTGTTCGGCATCATCGTGCTGGGCATGTGCGTGGAGCGCATGGGCAGCCTGCCCAAGGGCACCCCTGCCGCCCTGAACCAGTTCGTGTTCCGGGTATCGCTGCCTGCGCTGCTGTTCTACGCAGTGGCCCGCAAGACGCCGGAAGAACTGGCGCGCGGCGGCTTTGCCGCGGGTACCGTGGCGGGCATGCTGCTGGCCTTTGCGCTGGGCTATCTGCTGTGTTCGCGCTGGGGGCGGCGTCACGGGCCGGACGTGGCCGTGCTGGCCCAGGCCGCCAGTTTTCCCAACAGTGCCTTTCTCGGATTGCCCATTGTCACCGCGCTGGTGCCCGGCAGCGACGACGCGGTACTGGCCGGGGGCATGGTCTCCGTGCTCTGCCTTGCCGTGCTGCTGGTGACCATGGCCCGGCTGGAGGCCATTCGCAGGGGGGGCGGCCTGTCGTTGCGGGTACTGCGCGAGGTGGCCATGGCCCTTGGCCGCAATCCGATCCTGCTGGCCTCGGTGGCCGGTGTGGCGGTGAGTCTTTCCGGGCTGGGGCTGGCCCGCCCGGTGGCCGCCATGGCCTCCATGCTGGGGGCCACGGCCTCGCCGTGCGCGCTGTTCGGCATTGGCATGGTGCTGGCCGCACAGCTGACCGCAGAAGGGGCGGGCTGTCCGCCCGACGGCGTGGGGAGCGGCTCTGGGGACGGCGGCGAATGCGACCCGCAGGCCCTTTCGCCGCTGGTCCGGCAGGTGGTGGTGAACGTGGTGAAGCTGTTCGCCCACCCGGCGCTGACCTGGCTGTGCCTGTGGGCGTTCGGGGTGCGCGGGCAGTGGCTGGGCATGGGGGTGCTGTTCGCGGCCATGCCCACGGCGGCGGTGGCCTACGTGGTGGCGGAAAGCTACGGCGCGGGCGCGCGCGACACCTCGCGGGCCATCGTGGTGAGCACCCTGCTTTCGGCGCTGACGCTGTTCGGCGCCGTGGTGCTGTTGCGGGGGCTGGAACTGCTGTAG
- a CDS encoding sigma-54 interaction domain-containing protein, producing the protein MDLDTSGIIGQSTSLRDVFRILAKVAPTDSTVLVTGESGTGKELLVRALHSNSQRRSMPFVPINCGAIPKELLESELFGHEKGAFTHAIRSRPGRFELADGGTIFLDEIGEMDLTLQVKILRVLQEKEIERVGGAGVKKVDVRIVAATNRDLEREVAAGRFREDLYYRLNVIPLHLPALRERGGDILVLAEHFMRRFCERKGRRCLALASDTRKVLAAYSWPGNVRELENFMERLSILADDDVVPPADLPRKILDEVGDIVSLPEPTPPDPLPVVAGAVSGGMPAGFSWPTITDLRDKGLNLKDFLDTVEERLLDEALTMAEGVKNQAAEILGIKRTTLIEKLKKKRTDS; encoded by the coding sequence ATGGATCTCGACACCAGCGGCATCATTGGCCAAAGCACATCGCTCAGGGACGTCTTCCGCATTCTGGCCAAAGTGGCCCCCACCGACAGCACCGTGCTCGTCACGGGCGAATCGGGCACCGGCAAGGAACTTCTGGTGCGCGCGCTGCATTCCAACAGCCAGCGCCGGTCCATGCCCTTCGTGCCCATCAACTGCGGTGCCATTCCCAAGGAACTTCTGGAATCGGAGCTCTTCGGCCACGAAAAGGGCGCCTTCACCCATGCCATCCGTTCGCGGCCTGGCCGGTTCGAACTGGCCGACGGCGGCACCATCTTTCTGGACGAAATAGGCGAGATGGACCTGACGTTGCAGGTCAAGATCCTGCGCGTGCTGCAAGAGAAGGAAATCGAGCGCGTGGGCGGCGCGGGGGTGAAGAAGGTGGACGTGCGCATCGTGGCCGCCACCAACCGCGACCTCGAGCGCGAGGTAGCCGCCGGGCGCTTCCGCGAAGACCTGTACTACCGCCTCAACGTCATCCCCCTGCACCTGCCCGCCCTGCGCGAGCGCGGCGGCGACATTCTGGTGCTGGCCGAACATTTCATGCGCCGCTTCTGCGAACGCAAGGGCCGCCGCTGCCTTGCGCTGGCGTCCGACACGCGCAAGGTGCTGGCCGCCTATTCGTGGCCGGGCAACGTGCGCGAACTGGAAAACTTCATGGAGCGGCTCAGCATCCTCGCCGACGACGACGTGGTGCCCCCTGCCGACCTGCCCCGCAAGATACTGGACGAGGTGGGCGACATCGTCTCCCTGCCGGAACCGACCCCGCCCGACCCGCTGCCCGTTGTCGCAGGCGCCGTTTCCGGCGGCATGCCTGCCGGATTCAGCTGGCCCACCATCACCGACCTGCGCGACAAGGGACTGAACCTCAAGGATTTTCTGGATACCGTGGAAGAACGCCTGCTGGACGAGGCCCTGACCATGGCCGAGGGCGTGAAGAACCAGGCCGCGGAAATTCTGGGCATCAAGCGCACCACGCTCATCGAGAAGCTGAAGAAGAAACGCACCGACTCGTGA
- a CDS encoding tetratricopeptide repeat protein, with amino-acid sequence MKRPSAAGLARLLLIAALAGPPATAAHAASWQWSGLPDRERVTITLDSPGDVDVARTGRQTLSLTSRAVGAAPARMGGADPAGAALVGEVAPQPGGLRIDTRTPGFGYVVTRPAPDRVVVDIFRDPMGERWTASDGGQPQAQAAGQPEQAAPPAPAPAQPAVPPAVSPADQPPRAAQPAPAATPATPAPAPSPAPVPAQNGARQLRVVERTLTDGPDQTPQTAPTGGVTGKLSSGPGTAAPAQVTGQIGGQIGGQTAATPPAQPAPQASAQPPEQPRSFFAVPYSVRARINPGGPSEWPEEAAASAQATAPAPVPSRGEAGPAATAAQDGQPAAPQAVAQATSQMGQTGQPAQPEQATDQAPDQAPDQAKDQGEARKSASPRPEGPTPPPQPDGQPTPPVTGNATSPQAEAAGKTESNATNATQVVYVDEKGNPVPPPPVPADLLEQAKTFMVNADYPKAMELLETLKHLPDTPKDMYEEVLYLIGDVLYAQNKDNLLPAFDKIVTATNEAMNYNLKSHRVPQALLRLGLLNTRIGNSQEAEGYFNLLRRQYPHDENAALAMYYAGEEAYKRGDYQKAADKFQSIVQDFPESKYVREGSVSLARTLYKMGYYQQAASILDFVDKRWGRFYLEYPQLLTVAADVADHLGKLDDARANYWLYYNLNPDADDIDTVLARQGDILARQKQPEAARVLYEEAVRRFPDKDGGLISLMRLAEEGIHDTPSIAEMVSVFQRPDNTRPVQAYTTIISGHPQSPLVPLARLKLTMWYLWNRQFPEALASAVEFAQAHPGSDMLPKVREIALQSFTQMVAEAVPDGNYGRILQLWEQYPLIQENEKDLSVDTHVAIALSYANTGQPQKALEMLDGFLKGPKDPRHGETVLALALKVYLETQNWQRIADVMQGVSGWSLSDPVQKQADYALALAQENLGHPDLAEPLWQRLYDRKDLPQEQRAYVGYFLSRDAERNRELEKAYLLTRETLSDFLAVAQASPEKEDTPRIKECLLSLMDITEAAGRLRESLDWTDQYARYVPDTDPGYAAMRYRVARLQRKMGNTDAWKATLEDLARRDPQSLYGRMAASELRTTDVTKGLSGFTGGAQP; translated from the coding sequence GTGAAACGACCCTCCGCCGCCGGTCTTGCCCGGCTGCTCCTCATCGCGGCCCTTGCCGGGCCGCCCGCCACGGCCGCGCATGCGGCCTCGTGGCAATGGAGCGGCCTGCCCGACCGCGAGCGGGTGACCATCACCCTTGACAGCCCCGGCGACGTGGATGTGGCCCGCACCGGGCGGCAGACCCTGTCGCTGACGTCGCGCGCCGTGGGCGCGGCCCCCGCGCGCATGGGCGGGGCCGACCCGGCAGGCGCGGCGCTGGTGGGCGAGGTTGCCCCGCAGCCCGGCGGACTGCGCATCGACACGCGCACCCCGGGGTTCGGCTACGTGGTCACCCGCCCCGCCCCCGACAGGGTGGTGGTGGACATCTTCCGCGACCCCATGGGTGAACGGTGGACAGCCTCCGACGGCGGCCAGCCCCAGGCCCAGGCGGCAGGACAGCCAGAACAGGCAGCGCCCCCGGCTCCCGCTCCGGCGCAACCCGCCGTCCCCCCTGCCGTCTCCCCCGCGGACCAGCCCCCCCGAGCAGCCCAACCTGCCCCGGCGGCAACGCCCGCAACTCCCGCACCGGCGCCCTCCCCGGCCCCCGTGCCCGCGCAAAACGGCGCCCGGCAGCTGCGCGTCGTGGAACGCACTCTCACCGACGGCCCCGACCAGACTCCGCAAACCGCGCCCACGGGCGGGGTTACCGGCAAGCTTTCCTCCGGTCCGGGCACGGCGGCCCCCGCGCAGGTCACCGGACAAATCGGGGGGCAAATCGGGGGGCAAACAGCCGCCACGCCCCCGGCCCAGCCCGCCCCGCAGGCTTCTGCCCAGCCGCCGGAACAGCCGCGCAGCTTCTTTGCCGTGCCCTATTCCGTTCGGGCACGCATCAATCCCGGCGGCCCTTCCGAATGGCCCGAAGAAGCGGCAGCCTCCGCCCAGGCCACGGCCCCCGCGCCGGTGCCCTCGCGCGGAGAGGCCGGTCCCGCCGCCACCGCTGCACAGGACGGGCAACCCGCCGCGCCGCAGGCGGTGGCCCAGGCGACCTCACAGATGGGCCAGACGGGGCAGCCCGCTCAGCCGGAGCAGGCCACGGATCAAGCCCCGGACCAGGCCCCGGACCAGGCCAAGGACCAGGGCGAAGCGCGCAAGTCCGCCTCTCCCCGCCCCGAAGGCCCCACGCCGCCACCGCAGCCCGATGGCCAGCCCACGCCCCCGGTAACCGGCAACGCCACCTCGCCGCAGGCCGAGGCGGCTGGCAAGACCGAGTCCAATGCCACCAACGCCACCCAGGTGGTGTACGTGGACGAAAAAGGCAATCCCGTTCCCCCGCCGCCGGTCCCGGCAGACCTGCTGGAGCAGGCCAAGACTTTCATGGTCAACGCCGACTATCCCAAGGCCATGGAACTGCTGGAAACCCTGAAGCACCTGCCCGACACCCCCAAGGACATGTACGAGGAGGTGCTGTACCTCATCGGCGACGTTCTCTACGCGCAGAACAAGGACAACCTCCTTCCCGCCTTCGACAAGATCGTCACGGCCACCAACGAGGCCATGAACTACAACCTGAAGTCGCACCGGGTGCCGCAGGCCCTGCTGCGCCTCGGACTGCTGAACACGCGCATCGGCAACTCGCAGGAGGCCGAAGGCTACTTCAACCTGCTGCGGCGCCAGTACCCGCACGACGAAAACGCCGCCCTGGCCATGTACTATGCAGGTGAAGAGGCCTACAAACGCGGCGACTACCAGAAGGCCGCGGACAAATTCCAGTCCATCGTGCAGGACTTTCCGGAAAGCAAGTACGTGCGCGAAGGCTCGGTCAGCCTGGCCCGCACCCTGTACAAGATGGGCTACTATCAGCAGGCCGCGTCCATCCTGGACTTCGTGGACAAGCGCTGGGGCCGCTTCTACCTGGAATATCCGCAACTGCTCACCGTGGCCGCCGACGTGGCCGACCACCTGGGCAAGCTGGACGATGCCCGCGCCAACTACTGGCTGTACTACAACCTCAACCCCGACGCGGACGACATCGACACCGTGCTGGCCCGGCAGGGCGACATCCTGGCCAGGCAGAAGCAGCCCGAGGCCGCCCGGGTGCTCTACGAAGAGGCGGTGCGCCGCTTCCCGGACAAGGACGGCGGGCTCATCTCGCTGATGCGCCTTGCGGAAGAAGGCATCCACGACACGCCGAGCATCGCCGAGATGGTCTCGGTGTTCCAGCGGCCGGACAACACCCGCCCGGTGCAGGCGTACACCACCATCATTTCCGGCCACCCGCAAAGCCCGCTGGTGCCGCTGGCCCGGCTGAAGCTGACCATGTGGTACCTGTGGAACCGCCAGTTCCCAGAGGCGCTGGCATCCGCCGTGGAGTTCGCCCAGGCCCACCCCGGCAGCGACATGCTGCCCAAGGTGCGCGAAATCGCGTTGCAAAGCTTCACCCAGATGGTGGCCGAAGCCGTGCCCGACGGCAACTATGGCCGCATCCTGCAATTGTGGGAACAGTACCCGCTGATTCAGGAGAACGAGAAAGACCTGTCGGTGGACACCCACGTGGCCATCGCCCTCAGCTACGCCAACACCGGCCAGCCCCAGAAGGCGCTGGAGATGCTGGACGGCTTCCTGAAGGGGCCGAAGGATCCCAGGCACGGTGAAACCGTGCTGGCCCTGGCGCTCAAGGTATATCTGGAAACACAGAACTGGCAGCGCATCGCCGACGTGATGCAGGGCGTGTCCGGGTGGAGCCTGTCCGACCCGGTGCAGAAACAGGCGGACTACGCGCTGGCCCTGGCCCAGGAAAACCTGGGGCACCCCGACCTGGCCGAGCCCCTGTGGCAGCGCCTGTACGACCGCAAGGACCTGCCCCAGGAGCAGCGCGCCTACGTGGGCTACTTCCTGTCGCGCGACGCCGAGCGCAACCGGGAACTGGAAAAGGCCTACCTGCTCACCCGCGAGACCCTGTCCGACTTCCTTGCCGTGGCCCAGGCCAGCCCGGAAAAGGAAGACACGCCGCGCATCAAGGAATGCCTGCTCTCGCTCATGGACATCACCGAGGCGGCGGGCCGCCTGCGCGAATCGCTGGACTGGACCGACCAGTACGCCAGGTACGTGCCCGATACCGACCCCGGCTACGCGGCCATGCGCTATCGCGTGGCGCGCCTGCAGCGCAAGATGGGCAACACGGACGCCTGGAAGGCCACCCTGGAAGACCTGGCCCGGCGCGACCCGCAGTCGCTGTATGGCCGCATGGCCGCGTCCGAACTGCGCACCACCGACGTGACCAAGGGCCTTTCCGGCTTCACCGGGGGCGCACAGCCGTAG
- the amrB gene encoding AmmeMemoRadiSam system protein B, protein MHDRHLDTGHAIDRNPVVAGMFYPDDPDLLRHTVREHLAAAPRDAAPTLLAMVPHAGYVYSGEVAGQTLGAANLPDTIVLLGPNHTGLGASLAVWPGGHWHTPLGPVPVDEELADALAESGAGFTRDTAAHVREHSIEVVLPFLQEYTPDLSIVPVAVAEPDPQALREASQALAGSLRRLEAAGRRVAMVVSSDMSHYVTHADATRLDRLALARIEALDPLGLYATVRDRGISMCGVLPAALGLLAALDLGAQTARVVAYATSGEVSGDMQRVVGYAGVLVA, encoded by the coding sequence ATGCATGACAGGCATCTGGACACCGGACACGCCATCGACCGCAACCCCGTGGTGGCGGGCATGTTCTACCCGGACGACCCCGACCTGCTGCGCCACACGGTGCGCGAACACCTTGCCGCCGCCCCGCGCGACGCCGCCCCCACCCTGCTGGCCATGGTGCCCCACGCGGGCTACGTCTATTCCGGCGAGGTGGCCGGGCAGACCCTGGGCGCGGCCAACCTGCCCGACACCATCGTGCTGCTGGGCCCCAACCACACCGGGCTTGGCGCGTCGCTGGCCGTCTGGCCGGGCGGCCACTGGCACACCCCCCTCGGCCCGGTGCCCGTGGACGAGGAACTGGCCGACGCCCTGGCCGAATCGGGCGCGGGCTTTACCCGTGACACCGCTGCCCACGTGCGCGAGCACTCCATAGAGGTGGTCCTGCCCTTCCTGCAGGAATACACGCCCGACCTTTCCATCGTGCCCGTGGCCGTGGCGGAGCCGGACCCGCAAGCCCTGCGCGAGGCATCGCAGGCCCTGGCCGGGTCACTGCGCCGCCTGGAGGCCGCCGGACGGCGGGTGGCCATGGTGGTGTCCTCGGACATGAGCCACTACGTCACCCACGCCGACGCAACCCGGCTGGACCGCCTGGCCCTGGCCCGCATCGAGGCCCTGGACCCCCTTGGCCTGTACGCCACCGTGCGCGACCGGGGCATCTCCATGTGCGGGGTGCTGCCCGCCGCCCTGGGGCTGCTGGCCGCGCTGGACCTGGGCGCCCAGACCGCGCGGGTGGTGGCCTATGCCACCTCGGGCGAGGTCAGCGGGGATATGCAGCGGGTGGTGGGGTATGCGGGGGTGCTTGTGGCCTGA